One genomic segment of Arthrobacter sp. Marseille-P9274 includes these proteins:
- a CDS encoding cell wall metabolism sensor histidine kinase WalK has product MDKVLDYLTLNRIRFDTLSLRMRVVLSQLPLSITMLFLLGGSIVLHAPLVQDPLFLLSMACNAVLLLACFLVPWEKLPYPSFLAIPLLDFVPIGLLREGAGTHLIGLGLLAAFPVIWLAASGQLPRFSVIAGALASLAMVWIPVLASGEPVTVDTLTQPLLVPFMMLAIGITIRVMTASMMAQQAILEAKDAELRELLEASGRRERLLRTVVNTVDVGVLALDPAGRSVLANRPLEQMRRVATPERVDKAPLKDLLLYRMDGVTPIAEPDLPIARAARGETFSEYLVRAGRTGQQRVLSTSARTMKDNEGKREGSVLAFSDVTELAEALSAKDDFLSSVSHELRTPLTSIRGYTELLLLDTNLPPQVTAGLTVIDRNADQLFKLVTDLLGTATGFADLQPVEADLADLLKQAATAAEPRAAASGVVLSLDAPEPLMVECDPARIRQVLDNLLSNAVKYSPDGGTVTVRGGVRDGVVYGEVADTGMGMATEDSGSIFTKFFRTSTARRSSIPGVGLGLPLSKDIVERHGGSIWCTSAPGAGSVFTFTLPRRTDGGMPGGTAGGNQ; this is encoded by the coding sequence GTGGATAAAGTCCTCGATTACCTGACGCTCAACCGCATCAGGTTCGACACCCTCTCGCTGCGGATGCGGGTGGTGCTCAGCCAGCTGCCGCTGTCCATCACCATGCTGTTCCTCCTGGGCGGCAGCATCGTCCTGCACGCACCGCTGGTCCAGGACCCCCTCTTCCTGCTCAGCATGGCGTGCAATGCCGTGCTCCTGCTGGCCTGTTTCCTGGTCCCGTGGGAGAAGCTGCCGTATCCGTCCTTCCTGGCCATCCCGCTGCTCGACTTCGTGCCGATCGGGCTCCTTCGCGAAGGGGCGGGGACGCACCTGATCGGGCTGGGGCTGCTGGCCGCGTTTCCGGTGATCTGGCTGGCCGCCTCCGGCCAGTTGCCCCGATTCTCCGTCATCGCCGGTGCCCTGGCATCGCTGGCCATGGTGTGGATACCGGTCCTGGCCTCCGGGGAACCCGTCACCGTGGACACGCTGACCCAGCCCCTGCTGGTGCCCTTCATGATGCTGGCCATCGGGATCACCATCCGGGTCATGACCGCCAGCATGATGGCACAGCAGGCCATCCTGGAGGCGAAGGACGCCGAGCTTCGCGAACTCCTCGAGGCAAGCGGCCGCCGCGAGAGGCTGCTGCGCACCGTCGTCAATACGGTGGACGTCGGGGTCCTGGCCCTGGATCCGGCCGGCCGCAGCGTGCTGGCGAACCGGCCGCTGGAACAGATGCGCCGGGTCGCCACCCCGGAACGCGTGGACAAGGCGCCGCTGAAGGACCTGCTCCTCTACCGCATGGACGGCGTCACGCCGATCGCCGAACCGGACCTTCCCATCGCCCGTGCCGCCCGCGGCGAGACCTTCTCCGAGTACCTCGTCAGGGCCGGCCGGACCGGCCAGCAGCGCGTGCTCTCCACCTCGGCCCGGACCATGAAGGACAACGAGGGGAAGCGCGAGGGCTCGGTCCTGGCCTTCAGCGACGTCACCGAACTGGCAGAGGCACTCAGCGCGAAGGACGACTTCCTCTCCAGTGTTTCCCACGAGCTGCGCACTCCCCTGACCTCCATCCGCGGCTATACGGAGCTGCTCCTGCTGGACACGAACCTGCCGCCCCAGGTGACCGCCGGCCTGACCGTCATCGACCGCAACGCCGACCAGCTGTTCAAGCTGGTCACCGACCTGCTCGGGACGGCCACCGGATTCGCTGATCTGCAGCCGGTCGAGGCCGACCTCGCGGACCTCCTGAAGCAGGCAGCCACCGCGGCGGAACCGCGGGCCGCAGCCTCCGGCGTCGTCCTTTCCCTGGATGCTCCGGAACCGCTGATGGTCGAGTGCGATCCGGCACGCATCCGGCAGGTGCTGGACAACCTGCTCTCCAACGCGGTCAAGTACTCCCCCGACGGCGGCACGGTCACCGTGCGCGGGGGCGTGCGGGACGGCGTGGTGTACGGGGAGGTCGCGGACACGGGCATGGGGATGGCTACGGAAGATTCCGGCTCGATCTTCACGAAGTTCTTCCGCACCTCGACGGCCCGGAGGAGCTCCATCCCCGGCGTGGGGCTGGGCCTGCCGCTGTCCAAGGACATTGTGGAACGGCACGGCGGCAGCATCTGGTGCACCAGCGCCCCGGGCGCAGGCAGCGTCTTCACTTTCACGCTGCCCCGCCGGACCGACGGCGGGATGCCCGGAGGGACGGCCGGCGGAAACCAGTAG
- a CDS encoding DUF2505 domain-containing protein, with product MALSASTALSHPVTEVIETFTNEDFLRHISEMVGGSLVSVEQDGETAGAFTLKVVRNIPTTRLPDIARKMLGEYLSVTQTENWQAPEADGSRTVNIDVKIAGAPVDVDAVQKLVAVGGTTRVDLEGTVSSSIPFLGGKVASAAEPMLGKALKIQATQAEAWIAGRA from the coding sequence ATGGCACTCTCTGCCTCCACCGCCCTGTCCCACCCCGTCACCGAGGTCATCGAGACCTTCACCAACGAAGACTTCCTGCGCCACATCAGCGAGATGGTCGGCGGCAGCCTGGTCTCCGTCGAACAGGACGGCGAGACGGCCGGGGCGTTCACCCTCAAGGTGGTGCGCAACATCCCGACCACGCGCCTGCCGGACATCGCCCGCAAGATGCTGGGCGAGTACCTGTCCGTGACGCAGACCGAGAACTGGCAGGCCCCCGAGGCGGACGGCTCCCGGACCGTGAACATCGACGTCAAGATCGCCGGAGCCCCGGTGGACGTGGACGCGGTGCAGAAGCTCGTGGCCGTCGGCGGCACCACCCGCGTGGATCTCGAGGGCACGGTCTCCTCCAGCATCCCGTTCCTCGGCGGCAAGGTTGCCTCCGCGGCCGAGCCGATGCTGGGCAAGGCGCTGAAGATCCAGGCGACGCAGGCCGAAGCCTGGATCGCCGGCCGCGCCTGA
- a CDS encoding SCO4848 family membrane protein translates to MTMPAALAWILVFAGLWSLIAWAPILLAAWKDPRAKDENGALTRYFTNRFMLASTSMILGLATAVIGVRGLVG, encoded by the coding sequence ATGACGATGCCCGCAGCGCTGGCCTGGATCCTGGTCTTCGCCGGCCTCTGGTCGCTGATTGCCTGGGCGCCGATCCTCCTGGCCGCGTGGAAGGACCCGCGCGCCAAGGACGAGAACGGCGCCCTAACGCGCTACTTCACCAACCGGTTCATGCTTGCGTCCACGTCGATGATCCTGGGCCTGGCCACGGCGGTCATCGGGGTACGCGGCCTGGTCGGCTGA
- a CDS encoding DUF1624 domain-containing protein: MSRTTVSAGPAKARIAALDAARGMALIAMMAIHVLPGWNADFEPTTTWQLLSGTSAALFAFLAGISLSLSAAKAQAVGGRALTAAKSALAVRAALILALGFLIALLDPPAAIILAYYGAMFLLAIPLLGLSARALGIAAVCFAVLGPLLMQGLRPDLHGLGGYDPSLSMLFDDPGAVVGALLLTGSYPALPWMTYICAGMAVGQLDLASRDIQVRLVVSGAIVGAATWLFALVMTGPLGGREQLIANSPRLGAEGVDDILTWGPTDGLPTSTGWWLTVLSPYSSTPVELLNTLGIAAVVLGVVLFAGTALRSLLSPLAMAGTMSLTLYSAHLVLLATGFLSGRPHLAFVLHVLAAVLFAVLWHNVTCKRQGPLERMVSAAAGWTKERVLAGGNGADSPGSAGSTAGTAATETDHDAGRF, from the coding sequence ATGAGCAGAACCACCGTCTCGGCCGGCCCGGCCAAGGCACGCATCGCCGCCCTCGATGCCGCCCGGGGGATGGCACTGATCGCCATGATGGCCATCCATGTCCTGCCGGGCTGGAACGCGGATTTCGAACCGACGACGACCTGGCAGCTGCTCTCGGGAACCTCGGCGGCGCTGTTCGCGTTCCTGGCCGGGATATCGCTCTCGCTCTCGGCGGCCAAGGCGCAGGCCGTTGGGGGCCGGGCCTTGACCGCCGCGAAGAGTGCGCTGGCCGTCCGGGCGGCGCTCATCCTGGCCCTGGGTTTCCTGATCGCCCTGCTGGATCCGCCCGCGGCCATCATCCTGGCCTATTACGGGGCGATGTTCCTGCTGGCGATTCCGCTGCTGGGCCTCAGCGCCCGCGCCCTGGGCATCGCCGCGGTGTGCTTCGCGGTGCTCGGGCCGCTCCTGATGCAGGGGCTGCGCCCGGATCTGCACGGCCTCGGCGGCTACGATCCCTCGCTGAGCATGCTCTTCGACGATCCGGGCGCGGTCGTCGGGGCGCTCCTGCTGACCGGTTCGTATCCGGCCCTGCCCTGGATGACCTACATCTGCGCGGGCATGGCCGTGGGCCAGCTGGACCTGGCCAGCCGGGACATCCAGGTCCGGCTAGTGGTCTCGGGGGCCATTGTCGGCGCGGCGACCTGGCTGTTCGCCCTGGTCATGACGGGCCCGCTCGGCGGGCGGGAACAGCTGATCGCCAACAGCCCGCGGCTGGGCGCGGAGGGAGTGGACGACATCCTCACCTGGGGCCCGACGGACGGCCTGCCGACCTCCACCGGGTGGTGGCTGACGGTGCTTTCGCCCTATTCCTCCACGCCGGTGGAACTGCTGAACACCCTGGGGATCGCCGCCGTCGTGCTTGGCGTGGTCCTCTTCGCAGGCACCGCGCTCCGTTCGCTGCTGTCCCCGCTGGCCATGGCCGGCACGATGAGCCTGACGCTGTACTCGGCCCACCTGGTCCTGCTCGCGACCGGCTTCCTCAGCGGGCGGCCGCACCTGGCGTTCGTCCTGCACGTCCTCGCCGCGGTGCTGTTCGCGGTGCTCTGGCACAACGTCACCTGCAAGCGGCAGGGTCCGCTGGAGCGGATGGTCTCCGCCGCGGCGGGATGGACCAAGGAGCGGGTGCTGGCCGGGGGGAACGGCGCCGACAGCCCAGGGAGCGCAGGAAGCACAGCGGGCACAGCGGCCACAGAGACGGATCATGACGCCGGAAGGTTTTAG
- the dapA gene encoding 4-hydroxy-tetrahydrodipicolinate synthase has protein sequence MTTIHGLEIATTAATTFGNVLTAMVTPFDQCDRVDLPAAERLAAWLTRDGWNDGMVVNGTTGESIATTDHEKSKMVGAARRAVAGSGKRVIAGVGAGDTRHSIRLAQAAEQWGADGLLLVAPYYSRPSQRGLLRHFLAVADSTSLPVMLYDIPQRTGVAIEPETFAAAAKHPGIVAVKDAKGDLESSSWVMRETGLEYYSGDDALNLPLLAIGAVGFVSVVGHVVGDRLAELFHLYSQGRVDQALAVHRELLPVYRGMFRAPAAASVKAALAALGMPAGSLRAPLAELSAEEHSALLADLAGLTGVAASGAGVSQPV, from the coding sequence ATGACAACCATCCACGGCCTTGAAATAGCGACGACGGCGGCCACCACGTTCGGGAACGTGCTCACCGCCATGGTCACGCCTTTCGACCAGTGCGACCGCGTGGACCTGCCCGCCGCGGAGCGGCTCGCAGCCTGGCTGACCCGCGACGGCTGGAACGACGGCATGGTCGTGAACGGCACCACGGGCGAGTCCATCGCCACCACCGACCACGAAAAGTCCAAGATGGTCGGCGCCGCCCGGCGCGCGGTCGCCGGCAGCGGCAAGCGCGTCATCGCCGGCGTGGGAGCGGGCGACACCAGGCACAGCATCCGGCTGGCCCAGGCGGCGGAGCAGTGGGGAGCGGACGGGCTGCTGCTCGTGGCGCCCTACTATTCCCGGCCGTCGCAGCGCGGGCTGCTGCGCCACTTCCTCGCCGTGGCGGACAGCACCTCCCTGCCGGTGATGCTCTACGACATCCCGCAGCGCACCGGCGTCGCCATCGAACCGGAGACGTTCGCGGCGGCGGCCAAGCACCCGGGCATCGTCGCGGTCAAGGATGCGAAGGGCGATCTGGAGAGCAGTTCCTGGGTCATGCGCGAGACCGGGCTGGAGTACTACTCGGGCGACGACGCCCTGAACCTTCCGCTGCTGGCGATCGGCGCCGTCGGCTTCGTCTCCGTGGTCGGCCATGTCGTGGGGGACAGGTTGGCGGAACTGTTCCACCTCTACTCGCAGGGCCGGGTGGACCAGGCGCTCGCGGTGCACCGGGAACTGCTGCCGGTCTACCGGGGAATGTTCCGCGCTCCGGCCGCCGCGTCGGTCAAGGCCGCGCTCGCCGCGCTGGGAATGCCGGCGGGCAGCCTGCGCGCGCCGCTGGCCGAACTAAGCGCCGAGGAACACTCCGCGCTGCTGGCCGACCTGGCCGGCCTGACCGGCGTGGCCGCCTCCGGCGCCGGCGTCTCCCAGCCCGTCTGA
- a CDS encoding Pls/PosA family non-ribosomal peptide synthetase — MKSVALPHAVAAAGLLEKPVCPDEAPLAGPALYPSRPPAEERTLVDIIRQTIAGYPEAPAIDDGATCLSYRDLGARIDEMAHRLWASDIGAGDRVGIRVPSGSVDLYVAILGVLVAGAAYVPVDADEPDERAETVWAEAQVCAVIGEGLVVATIPGVQRLGHSPQPHPDDDAWIIFTSGSTGKPKGVAIRHRSAAAWADAEAEMFLQDHPLTRGDRVLAGLSVAFDASCEEMWLAWRNGACLVPAPRSLVRSGADLGPWLAERSVTVVSTVPTLAALWPKEALADIRLLIFGGEACPAELVARLAGPEREVWNTYGPTEATVIACGAALDGSGPVRIGLPLRGWDLAVVDPEGHPVAWGEEGELIIGGVGLGRYLDPAKDAEKYAPMPTLGWERAYRSGDLVRADPEGLLFVGRADEQVKLGGRRVELGEIDEALARLDGVAAAAAAVQTTPSGNKVLAGYLVADDGAELDLASCRKRLAEVLPAQLVPALGVVPELPVKTSGKVDRKALPWPLAAADGAGHRLTGTEGWLADKWTDLLGPVPLDGDSDFFALGGASVAAAQLVAKLRTRHPAVSIADLYARPMLGDLAAYLDGLATTTGEQREVRPTPWWTGLVQAPLIAGLYGVSGLRYVTGMAIVCLLLFNFTDTPWVPNPPLLPTLAAWMVLFSLPSRAIFAVLSARVLLWRLRPGVYPRGGSTHLRLWAAERIATFGKLEPLMGTPMAAWYARALGCRIGRDVHLDALPPVTGLAEIGDGATIEYEVDLAGHWLEGDRLHVGRVRIGRNARVGTRSIVMNEARIGAGAEVEPGSCVNGIVPDGERWAGSQLERVGMAGDEWPAETGAAPRRRPIALLYPLGTLLLTLMPMVAVVPGALLVLAVTRGITDLAAALLTLAVWSPVFLAMTVVLYLAVTAGLVRLLALLIVPGFHSVHSAAAWAAWLSNLLLAKSLVSAYPIYASLLTPLWFRLLGARVGKHVELSTMETIPHLSSFGDRSFMADHSLATAPRARAGWLHIGTASVGGKSFVGNSGIVGADNKVPDNSLIAVLSSAPQDMPASSNWFGRPAVELPRPVDQSDSARTYNPPRRLLVARAAVESCRFLPVVITAWLALATVWILAQIYLQAGLLAAALLAGPVLLASGFAACLVALTAKWVLVGRFRPSQHPLWTSFIWRNELADVFSESLAVPGLVRMSLGTPMFNFWLRLLGAKIGRRVWCETWWLPEFDLISIGDGVSINRGTVLQTHLFHDRIMRMEQVDLEDYSTLGPNSIVLPGSRLQAHTIVGPGSLVMRSESVPAASHWAGNPIRSWSPGVRRQQQLAESTD, encoded by the coding sequence TTGAAGAGTGTTGCACTGCCGCACGCCGTGGCGGCGGCCGGCCTGCTGGAGAAACCAGTCTGCCCGGATGAGGCGCCGCTCGCGGGGCCCGCGCTGTATCCCAGCCGGCCGCCGGCGGAGGAACGGACGCTGGTGGACATCATCCGGCAAACCATCGCCGGCTATCCGGAGGCTCCGGCCATCGACGACGGCGCCACCTGCCTGAGCTACCGCGACCTGGGCGCGCGCATCGACGAAATGGCACACCGATTGTGGGCCTCGGACATCGGGGCCGGGGACAGGGTCGGCATCCGGGTGCCTTCGGGATCGGTGGACCTGTACGTGGCGATCCTGGGCGTATTGGTAGCCGGCGCGGCCTACGTCCCGGTGGACGCCGACGAGCCGGACGAACGGGCGGAGACCGTCTGGGCCGAGGCACAGGTCTGCGCGGTGATCGGCGAAGGGCTGGTGGTGGCGACGATTCCCGGCGTCCAGCGGCTGGGACACAGCCCGCAGCCGCACCCCGACGACGATGCTTGGATCATCTTCACCTCGGGCTCGACCGGAAAGCCCAAGGGCGTGGCCATCCGGCACCGTTCCGCGGCGGCGTGGGCGGATGCAGAGGCGGAGATGTTCCTGCAGGATCATCCGCTCACCCGCGGCGACCGGGTACTGGCCGGGCTATCCGTCGCCTTCGACGCATCCTGCGAGGAGATGTGGCTGGCCTGGCGCAACGGGGCCTGCCTGGTGCCCGCGCCCAGGTCACTGGTGCGATCAGGCGCGGACCTCGGCCCGTGGCTGGCCGAGCGCAGCGTCACCGTGGTCTCCACCGTCCCCACATTGGCCGCGCTCTGGCCCAAGGAGGCGCTGGCGGACATCCGGCTGCTGATCTTCGGCGGCGAGGCCTGCCCCGCCGAACTGGTGGCCAGGCTCGCCGGACCGGAGCGCGAAGTCTGGAACACGTACGGGCCCACGGAGGCGACGGTGATCGCGTGCGGCGCGGCCCTCGACGGTTCCGGGCCGGTGCGGATCGGGCTCCCGCTGCGCGGCTGGGACCTGGCCGTGGTGGATCCTGAAGGCCATCCCGTCGCCTGGGGCGAGGAAGGCGAACTCATCATCGGCGGCGTGGGCCTGGGCCGCTACCTGGATCCGGCCAAGGACGCGGAGAAGTACGCGCCGATGCCCACCCTGGGCTGGGAGCGCGCCTACCGCAGCGGCGATCTGGTCCGCGCGGATCCGGAGGGCCTGCTCTTCGTCGGCCGCGCCGACGAGCAGGTCAAGCTCGGCGGCCGGCGGGTGGAGCTGGGCGAAATCGACGAGGCGCTGGCACGGCTGGACGGCGTGGCCGCGGCCGCGGCGGCGGTGCAGACCACGCCCAGCGGGAACAAGGTGCTGGCCGGCTACCTGGTCGCCGACGACGGCGCCGAACTGGACCTGGCGTCCTGCCGGAAGCGGCTCGCCGAAGTCCTGCCCGCGCAGCTGGTGCCGGCCCTCGGCGTGGTGCCGGAGCTGCCGGTGAAGACCTCGGGCAAGGTGGACCGCAAGGCGCTGCCCTGGCCGCTCGCGGCCGCGGACGGCGCGGGCCATCGGCTGACCGGGACCGAGGGCTGGCTGGCCGACAAGTGGACGGATTTGCTGGGACCGGTCCCGTTGGACGGCGACAGCGACTTCTTCGCCCTGGGCGGGGCCAGCGTGGCAGCCGCACAGCTGGTGGCCAAGCTGAGGACCCGCCACCCCGCGGTTTCCATCGCCGACCTCTATGCCCGCCCGATGCTCGGCGACCTGGCAGCGTACCTGGACGGACTCGCCACCACCACCGGGGAGCAGCGCGAGGTCCGGCCCACGCCCTGGTGGACAGGGCTGGTGCAGGCGCCGCTGATTGCCGGTCTGTACGGCGTCTCCGGACTGCGGTACGTGACCGGCATGGCGATCGTCTGCCTGCTGCTCTTCAATTTCACGGATACGCCGTGGGTGCCCAATCCTCCGCTGCTGCCGACCCTTGCGGCCTGGATGGTGCTCTTCAGCCTGCCGTCCCGGGCGATCTTCGCTGTGCTCTCGGCGCGGGTGCTGCTCTGGCGCCTCAGGCCCGGCGTGTATCCGCGGGGCGGTTCTACGCACCTGCGGCTGTGGGCCGCGGAACGCATCGCCACCTTCGGCAAGCTGGAGCCGTTGATGGGAACGCCGATGGCCGCCTGGTATGCCCGGGCCCTCGGCTGCAGGATTGGCAGGGACGTGCACCTCGACGCCTTGCCGCCGGTCACTGGTCTGGCGGAGATCGGCGACGGCGCGACCATCGAATACGAAGTGGACCTGGCGGGCCACTGGCTGGAAGGGGACCGGCTCCATGTCGGCCGGGTCCGGATCGGCAGGAACGCCCGCGTGGGCACCCGCTCCATCGTGATGAACGAGGCGCGCATCGGGGCCGGGGCGGAAGTGGAGCCGGGCAGCTGCGTGAACGGCATCGTCCCCGACGGCGAACGCTGGGCCGGCTCGCAGCTGGAGCGGGTCGGCATGGCGGGCGACGAATGGCCGGCCGAAACCGGCGCGGCGCCGCGCCGGCGGCCGATCGCCCTGCTGTACCCGCTGGGAACGCTGCTGCTGACACTGATGCCCATGGTCGCCGTCGTACCCGGTGCCCTGCTGGTGCTCGCGGTGACCCGCGGGATCACCGACCTGGCGGCGGCGCTGCTGACGCTGGCGGTGTGGAGCCCGGTGTTCCTGGCGATGACCGTGGTGCTTTACCTGGCGGTGACCGCCGGGCTGGTGCGGCTGCTGGCCCTGCTGATCGTGCCGGGCTTCCACAGCGTGCATTCGGCGGCGGCGTGGGCCGCCTGGCTCTCCAACCTGCTGCTGGCGAAGTCCCTGGTGTCCGCCTACCCGATCTACGCCAGCCTGCTCACCCCGCTGTGGTTCCGGCTGCTAGGTGCCCGGGTCGGCAAGCACGTGGAGCTCTCGACGATGGAGACCATCCCGCATCTGAGTAGCTTCGGGGACCGGTCCTTCATGGCGGACCACTCGCTGGCGACCGCGCCGCGCGCCCGCGCCGGGTGGCTGCACATCGGCACGGCCAGCGTCGGCGGGAAGTCCTTCGTGGGCAATTCCGGGATCGTCGGCGCGGACAACAAGGTGCCGGACAACTCGCTGATCGCCGTGCTCTCCTCGGCGCCGCAGGACATGCCGGCGTCCTCGAACTGGTTCGGTCGCCCGGCGGTGGAATTGCCCCGCCCGGTGGACCAGTCGGACTCGGCGCGCACCTACAACCCGCCGCGCCGCCTGCTGGTAGCGCGCGCCGCCGTCGAAAGCTGCCGTTTCCTGCCCGTGGTGATCACCGCCTGGCTGGCGCTGGCGACCGTGTGGATTCTGGCCCAGATCTACCTGCAGGCCGGGCTCCTGGCGGCCGCGCTGCTCGCCGGACCGGTGCTGCTGGCCAGCGGTTTCGCCGCCTGCCTGGTGGCGCTGACGGCGAAGTGGGTGCTGGTGGGCAGGTTCCGCCCGTCGCAGCATCCGCTCTGGACCTCCTTCATCTGGCGCAACGAGCTGGCCGATGTCTTTTCCGAGTCGCTCGCCGTGCCGGGCCTGGTCCGGATGAGCCTGGGCACGCCGATGTTCAACTTCTGGCTGAGGCTGCTGGGGGCGAAGATCGGCCGCAGGGTCTGGTGCGAGACGTGGTGGCTGCCGGAGTTCGACCTGATCAGTATCGGCGACGGCGTGAGCATCAACCGCGGAACCGTGCTGCAGACGCATCTCTTCCACGACCGCATCATGCGGATGGAGCAGGTCGATTTGGAGGATTACTCCACGCTGGGGCCGAACAGCATCGTGCTGCCGGGCAGCCGGCTCCAGGCCCACACCATCGTGGGGCCCGGCTCGCTGGTCATGCGTTCGGAATCCGTTCCGGCGGCCAGCCACTGGGCCGGCAACCCGATCCGCAGCTGGTCGCCGGGGGTCCGCCGCCAGCAGCAGCTCGCCGAAAGCACCGACTGA
- a CDS encoding S8 family serine peptidase, translated as MGRKRSGAGRLLAMGAALGMAAGGWSLAPASAAQPLDEYIVVLKDNVDAEAVADVHDNQYSMTETGTYSHAGPAYSAEMTAAEAGDVAADPSVAYVAPNRTFSLAEQTVPRSVTRTGADESSAKAGDGSGTVGVNIAIIDTGIDGSHPDLNVQAGVDCSSGSATDESPVIDVYGHGTAVAGVAAASDNDTGVVGMAPGAPLWSVRVMDSAGAISEAALLCAFDWVTATRTDDDPDNDIAVANVSIGGGGTDDGDCGSSGDPMHAAICRSVEAGVTYAVAAGNSGIDFATTVPAAYDEVLTATAIGDFDGKSGGAGSSVCDGEDLARYAQDDGPASFSNYATGSGDQGHTVAGPGVCVQSTIPGGYGNNHGTSFASPAVAGTVALCLSSGTCSGDPASVMESFLNATAEYNESNPDQGFTGDASSGDGSRYFGYLIRGSIF; from the coding sequence ATGGGAAGAAAGCGCTCGGGGGCCGGCCGGCTCCTGGCTATGGGAGCCGCGCTGGGAATGGCGGCAGGCGGCTGGAGTTTGGCCCCGGCTTCGGCGGCGCAGCCGCTGGACGAATACATCGTGGTCCTGAAGGACAACGTGGACGCCGAAGCCGTTGCGGACGTGCACGACAACCAGTACTCGATGACCGAAACCGGCACCTACAGCCACGCCGGGCCTGCCTATTCAGCGGAGATGACCGCGGCGGAAGCCGGGGACGTGGCGGCCGACCCGAGCGTCGCCTATGTGGCGCCGAACCGGACCTTCTCGCTTGCGGAACAGACCGTCCCGCGCAGCGTGACCCGCACCGGCGCGGACGAGTCGAGCGCCAAGGCCGGTGACGGCAGCGGCACGGTGGGCGTCAACATCGCCATCATCGATACCGGCATCGACGGCAGCCATCCGGACCTGAATGTCCAGGCCGGCGTGGACTGCAGCAGCGGCAGCGCCACGGACGAGTCTCCGGTGATCGATGTCTACGGGCACGGCACCGCGGTGGCCGGCGTCGCCGCGGCCAGTGACAACGACACGGGCGTGGTCGGCATGGCGCCCGGCGCCCCGCTGTGGTCCGTCCGGGTGATGGACAGTGCAGGGGCGATCTCCGAGGCCGCCCTGCTGTGCGCCTTCGACTGGGTGACGGCGACCCGCACGGACGATGATCCGGACAACGACATCGCGGTGGCCAACGTCAGCATCGGCGGCGGCGGCACGGACGACGGCGACTGCGGCAGCAGCGGCGACCCGATGCATGCGGCGATCTGCCGCTCGGTCGAGGCCGGCGTGACCTACGCCGTCGCCGCGGGCAACAGCGGCATCGACTTCGCCACCACCGTCCCGGCTGCCTACGACGAGGTCCTCACGGCCACGGCCATCGGCGACTTCGACGGCAAGTCCGGCGGCGCCGGATCTTCGGTCTGCGACGGCGAAGACCTGGCCCGGTACGCCCAGGATGACGGCCCGGCGTCGTTCTCCAATTACGCCACCGGCTCCGGCGACCAAGGCCACACCGTGGCCGGACCCGGCGTCTGCGTCCAGTCCACCATCCCGGGCGGCTACGGGAACAACCACGGCACCAGCTTCGCCAGCCCGGCGGTCGCCGGCACCGTGGCGCTCTGCCTGAGCAGCGGCACCTGCAGCGGCGATCCCGCGTCCGTGATGGAGAGCTTCCTGAACGCCACCGCCGAGTACAACGAGTCCAACCCTGACCAGGGCTTCACCGGCGACGCCTCCAGCGGGGACGGCTCGCGCTACTTCGGTTACCTGATCCGGGGCTCCATCTTCTAG
- a CDS encoding universal stress protein — protein sequence MNNDDGARRPLVLVGVDGSPHAHHALREARRFAGLLGCDIEVLTAWQYPLMVEPTAAYQWNPADDARELLQASVRDVFGSEEPTGVARTIQQGQAAHLLIEASRHAELLVVGCRGHGGFAGLLLGSVSSAVAAHAHCSVLITHIEHVS from the coding sequence ATGAATAACGACGACGGCGCCCGCCGCCCGCTGGTCCTGGTGGGCGTGGACGGATCCCCGCACGCGCACCACGCCCTGCGGGAAGCCCGGCGCTTCGCCGGCCTGCTCGGCTGCGACATCGAGGTGCTCACGGCCTGGCAGTACCCCCTGATGGTCGAGCCGACCGCGGCCTACCAATGGAATCCGGCGGACGACGCCCGCGAGCTGCTGCAGGCCAGCGTTCGCGACGTGTTCGGCTCCGAAGAGCCCACCGGGGTGGCGCGGACGATCCAGCAGGGACAGGCTGCGCACCTGTTGATCGAGGCCAGCCGGCATGCGGAACTGCTGGTCGTCGGCTGCCGCGGGCACGGGGGATTCGCCGGCCTGCTGCTGGGGTCGGTCAGCTCGGCGGTGGCCGCGCACGCGCACTGTTCGGTGCTGATCACGCATATCGAGCATGTGTCGTAG